From the Thermococcus sp. 18S1 genome, one window contains:
- a CDS encoding acetate--CoA ligase family protein: MDRIEKARAIIEKAKAENRPLVEPEAKEILKLYGVPVPDFKVATNEEEAVQFAREIGYPVVMKIVSPQIIHKSDAGGVKVNIKSDEEARQAFKTIMENAKNYKPDADLWGVIIYRMLPLGKEVIVGMIRDPQFGPAIMFGLGGIFVEILKDVSFRVAPITKDEALDMIKEIKAYPILAGARGEKPVDIEALAEIITKVGELALELPEIKELDINPIFAYEDSAVAVDARMLL; encoded by the coding sequence ATGGACAGGATCGAGAAGGCTAGGGCAATCATCGAGAAGGCCAAGGCCGAAAACAGGCCGCTCGTCGAGCCTGAGGCGAAGGAGATACTCAAGCTCTACGGCGTCCCCGTTCCGGACTTCAAGGTCGCCACCAACGAGGAGGAGGCCGTTCAGTTCGCCAGGGAGATCGGCTACCCGGTCGTCATGAAGATCGTTTCTCCGCAGATCATCCACAAGAGCGACGCCGGAGGTGTCAAGGTCAACATCAAGAGCGACGAGGAGGCCAGGCAGGCCTTCAAGACCATCATGGAGAACGCCAAGAACTACAAGCCGGACGCCGACCTCTGGGGCGTCATCATCTACCGCATGCTCCCGCTCGGCAAGGAGGTCATCGTCGGTATGATCCGCGACCCGCAGTTCGGCCCGGCCATCATGTTCGGTCTCGGTGGAATCTTCGTCGAGATCCTCAAGGACGTCAGCTTCCGCGTTGCCCCGATAACCAAGGACGAGGCCCTCGACATGATCAAGGAGATCAAGGCCTACCCGATTCTTGCCGGAGCCCGTGGCGAGAAGCCGGTGGACATCGAGGCCCTCGCCGAGATAATCACCAAGGTCGGCGAGCTCGCCCTCGAGCTTCCGGAGATCAAGGAGCTCGACATCAACCCGATCTTCGCCTACGAGGACAGCGCCGTTGCCGTCGACGCCAGGATGCTTCTCTGA